A window of [Clostridium] innocuum genomic DNA:
TTCCTCCACTGTAGGAGATGACCTTATAGCTGTTATTCAAAATATGGAGTTTACAACCCTTCTTCTGGAGCTTGATGTACTGTTACAGGATGAAGATTCCTTTTCTGCACACTTTGCGCCCTATTTGTCACAGCTTTCCTCTGTTATGATTTTTGAGGATGCAAAGGAATTACTGGCATGCAATATCGTCATTTTGTCGGGTTATATATCCACAAGGCGCTGTGAATGGCTGGCACCGCACTTTTATGAGCTTGTCAGGCTGACAGACAAAAATAACTATTTAAAAGACACGCCATATGAGATCGCCGTAAAGCGCGGCTATACCAGCTGGGAATCCTACTTTTATCAGCAGGATGAGCAGGTGCCAAAACCGTTGAAGGAGATTGGTTTGTACCCTCTTGAAGAATTGGAAATTGATGATGAAGTAAGTCAGAGTGTTATCTGCTGGAATGCCGCAAAGCTCTATCAGACACAGCCGGAATGCTTTCGCTATATGCGCAGCACGTATCCTCACACCTGGAATAAAATAGAATATATCGTGGATAAATTTAAAAGCAAGCCAACGGATTATCAGAAGCAGGTGGAGAAAAGGATCATGCTCTATGTGGATTATTCGCAGCAGGAATTACATGAAGAACTGGAAAGAAGATATAAAAAAGCTTATAAGACTGAGCATGACAGCTGACAGCCTTCTATATATGAAAATACGAGTATTCGCATTTGGTTCATTCTTACCTTAAAGTGTTTAAAAGAGAGGATTCAATTCCTATTGAACTACAGTCATGTTGAATTCTCTTTTTTTAATTTACCCGCTATCGGGCAGAAATCCGCATTTTTATATACCGTTTTTCTATAAAACAAAGTAATTTAAGATAATACGCTCTATGTATCCATTTGATATTGAAATCATCTATGGTATTCAACGCTATATCTGATACAATCATAAGAAAACAGGAAGTATCGTTCACTTCTTGTTTTTTTATATACGCTGAAGCAATCAGCTATTTTCGACTTTGCTGAGAAAGGTTTAAAGGCTGACGTTCAAACCAAACGCTTATCGTATAGTTCACCGGCTGATTCAAGGTATGCCTGCATAACAAATCCTTGGCTATATCATAAATCACGCTTTTTCTCTATCGTGTGCTTTCGTAAAATAAAAGCAGGAAAAAAACAGCCTGCTTACTATAAACTTGAATGTTACATGAAAAATAGCATTTATAAGAAAGAGAATCCGCAAAACTTGATTTTGATCAATTATCTGATACAGATTTTTCTTATTCTATGCTGAATCAATATCACCGGCCTTTTTCTAATACATATTACAAATATTCCTTTTCCACCATGGTGATCAGTGATCTTCGGTTTGCGAACATAGCAAATGTGCCTGTGGTTGTAAAGAAGGTATTCTGAATGCTGTAGGCTCCCTGCACCTCCTCCAGTATGATTGCCGCAGCCGCATAGTCCCAGCATTTCACATGGGCAGACAGATACAGATCACTCAATCCCTGTGCAATCTGTACGATACTCAGGGATGCACAGCCCAGATAGCGATGGGCACGGAATTCATCCTGCATGGTTAACGGATCACTGCCATAGGTTCTTTTTATATAACCCAGAACGTGCAGGCCGGCATCCAGAATACATTCCCTCGCTTCTTTTTTGCGCAGCTGTGCCATCCTCTCCCCGTTTTTCCATGCTCCTTTGCCATGAACTCCAAGGAACAGCTCATCCCGCATGACATCATATACGATGCCGAAGACGGGCTGCTGCTTATGATAATAGGCCAGCGATATTGCGAAATCCCGGTGCCGGCTTACAAAATTCGTTGTTCCGTCGATCGGATCCAAAATCCATAGATGATCTCCGCGTTCCCTGACACTTTCCTCTCCCAGAAAGCTGTGTGTCGGAAATTTTACATTGAGAGCATTGCGAATCTGTTCCTCCATGCTGCGGTCGTATTCCGTTACCAGATCCTGAAAATCCGTTTTATATTCCGGTGTCACTTCGGATACGCGGCGCAGCTGTGCCCCGCAATCTCTTACCAGCTCTATCGCAAATTCTATTACATCCTGCTGCATACACTCACATCCTCATTCTTCATAAAGGGGTTCACCTGCCCAAGCACCGGTTCCTCGCCATAGCGTCCATGGGTATCGCTGCCCCCTGTTTCTATCAGCTTATACCTTTTTGCGATGGCATGCAAGTCATCCACCTGCTTTTGTCCGTGTGAGCTGTGCCAGGTTTCAATACCATCCAGTCCGATCCGGACATATTCGGGGATCGATCCTGTGACGCGTGAGATATAGGGATGTGCAAGCACGGCGATTC
This region includes:
- a CDS encoding inositol monophosphatase family protein encodes the protein MQQDVIEFAIELVRDCGAQLRRVSEVTPEYKTDFQDLVTEYDRSMEEQIRNALNVKFPTHSFLGEESVRERGDHLWILDPIDGTTNFVSRHRDFAISLAYYHKQQPVFGIVYDVMRDELFLGVHGKGAWKNGERMAQLRKKEARECILDAGLHVLGYIKRTYGSDPLTMQDEFRAHRYLGCASLSIVQIAQGLSDLYLSAHVKCWDYAAAAIILEEVQGAYSIQNTFFTTTGTFAMFANRRSLITMVEKEYL